AGTGATGACCCAATTAATACTATATGATGTTTCCTTTCTTTCCTTTCAGGCTGTAAATTATAAGATGCCTTTTTGTGTGATGGTTTATTTGTGGTTTGTGAAACGCTTCTTGAATGTCTTTTCTGTTCATCTGAAGTACAGTACTGttttgtgttattgttttttataATACCATGCTACCCCTGACAACCGACGCCGGTTTGTAATCACGCCATACTAGTTCTGTATACCGTCGCCATTAGGAGTGGTATAACAAATTCTAAATTAGTCAAATCACCTTTTCCAATCATAATTTTTTCTCTTGGTATAATCAGGTTTTAAGTTGTCGTCACAAACTGACTTAAAATATCTGAATACTAAGGAAGTATTGCTGAGGACATGTTTTTGGCAGTAAATGCGTATactattgtattgtaatattgGGTGAGTTCATTATAAGGCGAAGTCTCGCTTTCCAGGGTCCAGGCATGCTAATCGTTACTGAGTGGCTCTAAAAAGGTCGAGCAGAAAAGTTCCCGACTTCCCTTGCAACTTTCACAAATACTCCACTTTTAAACAGCAAGCTATCAACAACTTCGTCCTCGTTGAAGTAACTTGCAATCATGGCTGAAGATTTGAAATGCACCATTATCGATAGATATTGTGAGCTGTTTGATGTTTACAAAAGTGGAGATGTGGATGCTATGGTAAAATACTACACAACCGATTGTAAAAGCATCATGGACCATGGAGTTGAATGTGGGCATGAAGGTAAGTGCTGGCGATCATTTCTTTGATTGAACTGTCAAACTGCCATCAACATTTTCAATGATGCAGGTTCGTGTAGTGGGCATTTTCGCACGCTGCAGTCTACAAGAAAATGTTTCACCCATTTTCCGAAATGGAAGACCTAGGAAATGCTTCACATTACACTGTAAAGCCTGAAATTTCTACATTTAGCGAACTCGTTTAAGACAACGCCTCACACAGGTAATGTTGTGTAACGGCATTCTCGTGAGGTCAATCGAAcgatgtattgtattgtattgaatttttACAATCGCAGTATCAACATGCATGACCTATTTGTCGTCATGTCGACAAACATATGACCACCTCTTCCAAACGAACATTGAATGCAGAAGGAATAATCAGGGCAAAGAATGCtgactcactaaacttggttcgTTTCAGGAATTAAAAATACCTGCAAGAAATTTGCCGCCTCCAAGGCCACCTTCAATTTCAAGAAGGAAGAGTGTGAAGTTATCATTTCTGATGATGGATCATTGGCGTATCTGACAGTCAAACTGGAAATCTGCAAGGCTGATGGTACCAAAAGTGGATCGGGCACCAACCTTTGCATCTTCAGGAAAATTGATGGTGTCTACCTTGTCTCTGTCGACATGTATGCTTAAATGAGTAGCCTCTCTTCCTTTTTAAGGAGAACTTGTCACTTGTTTTATCACGTAGGCGTTAT
This portion of the Glandiceps talaboti chromosome 7, keGlaTala1.1, whole genome shotgun sequence genome encodes:
- the LOC144437859 gene encoding uncharacterized protein LOC144437859, which codes for MAEDLKCTIIDRYCELFDVYKSGDVDAMVKYYTTDCKSIMDHGVECGHEGIKNTCKKFAASKATFNFKKEECEVIISDDGSLAYLTVKLEICKADGTKSGSGTNLCIFRKIDGVYLVSVDMYA